The following coding sequences are from one Rathayibacter sp. SW19 window:
- a CDS encoding arylsulfatase, translated as MTKQFSGIINLDIRDSEPDWTPFEAPKAPAGAPNVLYIVLDDVGFSAMSCYGGPIDTPNIDRIADRGVRYTQWHTTALCSPTRSCLLTGRNHTRNSMACITEAAIGFPNASGTIPAANGMISEILGERGWNTYMVGKWHLCPDDEMNVASTRRNWPSGRGFERSYGFLGAETNQWYPDLFYDNHPAEQPASPEDGYHFTVDITDKALGFIRDAKAIAPDKPFFLYYAPGAAHAPHHAPKEWADRYKGKFDMGYEAMRDITLARQKELGIVPADTQVPPINPIGTPATRTGPDGLPFPEMDETRLWDSLSDEEKRLFSRMAEVYAGFLSHADDQIGRLLDYLEDIEELDNTMVVVVSDNGASGEGGPNGSVNEMKFVNGMPDNIEDNLRYLDQLGSPTTYNHYPNGWAMAFNTPFKMWKRYEFNGGTSDPCIIALPGSSTNGQLRTQYHHAVDIVPTILDVLGVQPPDKIHGHDQSPFDGVSMRYTVDDATAATTLHTQFYAMLGSRAVWHEGWKAVTTHPTLSGWGHFNDDEWELYHTDVDRAELHNLAGEHPEKLRELVNLWFSEAGRNIAFPLDDRSALEIVLTPRPLLSAARDRYTYYPGMSEVPESQSVNIRNRSFVIGALVDLPTTGAEGVLFAQGSRFGGHALYIKNNRLHYVNNVVGTNEQLLRATEDVPTGSGLILAASFDKDGENPKYVATGMLTLFYGDKPVGQLRISTQPGKFSLAGEGLTVGRDSGAPVTSDYPGSDPWPFTGGTIRSVSVDVGGEPYINLEREAQAMLMRE; from the coding sequence ATGACAAAGCAGTTTTCCGGCATCATCAATCTGGACATTCGCGATTCGGAACCGGATTGGACTCCGTTTGAGGCTCCGAAGGCTCCGGCCGGTGCGCCGAATGTTCTCTATATCGTGCTTGACGACGTCGGCTTCTCGGCGATGTCGTGCTACGGCGGCCCGATTGACACTCCGAACATCGACCGCATAGCCGATCGGGGAGTGCGGTACACGCAGTGGCACACCACCGCCCTCTGCTCGCCCACGCGATCGTGCCTGCTGACCGGACGCAACCACACGCGCAACAGCATGGCTTGCATCACGGAGGCAGCGATCGGGTTTCCGAACGCGAGCGGCACCATCCCGGCGGCCAACGGAATGATCTCCGAGATTCTCGGCGAACGCGGCTGGAACACCTACATGGTGGGCAAATGGCATCTCTGCCCCGACGACGAGATGAACGTGGCATCGACCCGGCGCAACTGGCCGAGCGGTCGCGGATTCGAGCGCTCCTACGGCTTTCTCGGGGCCGAGACGAACCAGTGGTACCCCGATCTGTTCTACGACAATCACCCCGCCGAGCAGCCAGCCAGCCCAGAAGACGGCTACCACTTCACCGTCGACATCACGGACAAAGCGCTCGGGTTCATCCGAGATGCGAAAGCAATCGCTCCGGATAAGCCGTTCTTCCTGTACTACGCACCCGGTGCCGCCCATGCTCCTCATCACGCGCCCAAAGAATGGGCCGACCGTTACAAGGGCAAGTTCGATATGGGCTACGAGGCCATGCGCGACATCACGCTCGCGCGCCAGAAGGAGCTCGGGATCGTTCCGGCCGACACGCAGGTGCCGCCGATCAACCCGATTGGCACCCCGGCGACCCGGACAGGTCCAGACGGGCTGCCGTTCCCGGAGATGGACGAGACGCGCCTGTGGGACTCCCTTTCGGACGAGGAGAAGCGGCTGTTCAGTCGGATGGCGGAGGTGTACGCCGGATTCCTTTCGCACGCGGACGATCAGATCGGTCGCCTCCTCGACTACCTCGAGGACATCGAAGAACTCGACAACACGATGGTCGTCGTCGTTTCGGACAACGGTGCGAGCGGGGAAGGCGGGCCCAACGGGTCCGTCAACGAGATGAAATTCGTCAACGGCATGCCCGACAACATTGAGGACAACCTCCGCTACCTCGACCAGCTCGGCAGCCCGACGACCTACAATCACTACCCCAACGGATGGGCCATGGCATTCAACACGCCCTTCAAGATGTGGAAGCGGTACGAGTTCAACGGTGGAACAAGCGATCCGTGCATCATCGCGCTTCCCGGCTCCAGTACGAACGGTCAGCTGCGAACGCAGTACCACCATGCTGTCGACATCGTGCCGACGATCCTCGATGTGCTCGGCGTGCAACCGCCCGACAAGATCCACGGTCATGACCAGAGCCCGTTCGACGGTGTGAGCATGCGTTACACCGTTGATGATGCAACCGCAGCGACCACACTCCACACGCAGTTCTACGCGATGCTCGGTTCGCGCGCGGTGTGGCACGAGGGCTGGAAGGCCGTGACCACACATCCCACCTTGAGCGGTTGGGGCCACTTCAATGACGACGAGTGGGAGCTCTATCACACCGACGTCGATCGCGCCGAACTGCACAATCTTGCCGGCGAGCATCCGGAGAAGCTGCGAGAGCTCGTCAACCTGTGGTTCTCCGAAGCCGGTCGGAACATCGCATTCCCGCTCGACGACCGCTCTGCACTGGAGATCGTCTTGACCCCACGACCGCTGCTGTCTGCGGCGCGGGATCGCTACACGTACTACCCGGGCATGTCAGAGGTTCCCGAATCGCAGTCAGTGAATATCCGGAATCGATCGTTCGTCATCGGGGCGCTCGTCGACCTGCCCACAACCGGCGCCGAGGGTGTGCTCTTCGCTCAAGGGTCGCGGTTCGGTGGTCACGCGCTCTACATCAAGAACAACCGCCTGCACTATGTGAACAATGTCGTCGGGACGAACGAACAGCTGTTGCGCGCCACGGAGGACGTCCCGACCGGGTCGGGCCTGATTCTCGCGGCCTCGTTCGACAAGGACGGCGAGAACCCGAAGTATGTCGCAACGGGTATGCTGACGCTCTTCTACGGTGACAAGCCTGTCGGGCAGCTGCGCATCTCGACGCAACCGGGCAAGTTCTCGCTCGCCGGGGAAGGCTTGACGGTCGGCCGAGACAGTGGAGCGCCGGTGACCAGTGACTATCCGGGCTCCGATCCGTGGCCGTTCACAGGGGGCACGATTCGCAGTGTCAGCGTCGACGTCGGCGGCGAGCCGTACATTAACCTCGAGCGTGAGGCGCAGGCGATGCTCATGCGGGAGTGA